The Breoghania sp. genome has a segment encoding these proteins:
- the modB gene encoding molybdate ABC transporter permease subunit has protein sequence MLQPLSSAEIEAILLTLKVSGLGLAVALPLAIFAAYALARWRFVGHSLLDAIIHMPLVLPPVVTGFVLLILFGRRGAIGSFLYEQFGITLAFRWTGAAVAAGVMAFPLIVRTVRLAFEAVDPKLEQAAETLGAPRIVTFFVVTLPLAMPGIIGGAMLGFAKAMGEFGATITFASNIPGETRTMSLAIYTFTQSPDGDLAALRLSIAAAIIAFVAVIASGFVSRRVNQRVGGG, from the coding sequence TTGCTGCAGCCACTTTCCTCCGCCGAGATCGAGGCCATTCTCCTGACGTTGAAAGTCAGCGGTCTCGGTCTCGCCGTTGCCCTGCCCCTGGCCATTTTCGCAGCCTATGCGCTCGCGCGGTGGCGGTTTGTCGGCCATTCATTGCTCGACGCGATCATTCACATGCCGCTCGTTCTGCCGCCGGTGGTCACGGGCTTCGTGCTGCTGATCCTGTTTGGCCGCCGCGGGGCGATCGGCAGCTTCCTCTATGAGCAGTTCGGCATCACGCTCGCCTTCCGCTGGACGGGGGCTGCGGTGGCGGCGGGGGTCATGGCCTTTCCGCTGATCGTGCGCACGGTCCGGCTGGCTTTCGAGGCGGTCGATCCGAAACTGGAACAGGCGGCGGAAACGCTTGGCGCGCCGCGGATCGTGACCTTCTTTGTCGTGACCCTGCCGCTCGCCATGCCGGGGATCATCGGCGGGGCGATGCTGGGCTTTGCCAAGGCCATGGGCGAATTCGGGGCGACCATCACGTTCGCCTCCAATATTCCCGGCGAAACCCGCACCATGTCGCTGGCGATCTACACCTTCACCCAGTCGCCCGACGGGGACCTGGCCGCTCTCAGGCTTTCGATTGCGGCCGCCATCATCGCCTTTGTGGCCGTCATTGCATCCGGATTCGTATCGCGTCGGGTCAATCAGCGCGTGGGGGGGGGGTGA